A stretch of the Cellulomonas sp. WB94 genome encodes the following:
- a CDS encoding alpha/beta hydrolase, which translates to MITSTDGTALRVHSIGAGPGLVVVHGAMQSGTSQLELARLLADTRTVHLLDRRGRGGSAPATGTAIEVEDLRAVLVATGAHDVLGISSGAIIAARAALAGGEIRRLALFEPPLAIGGSVRLDLLPRFDAALDAGDVPRALAVAMRLAEMGPPWMFRLPTALLAAASRRMLAADDRATMAEGRAHVRELAYALRADFAVVRENADRLEELAAIDVPTLLLDGSATRPYLRAAVVGLARVVPGARHVELAGLTHSATQDRAERGRPELVAPALREFFAV; encoded by the coding sequence ATGATCACCTCGACGGACGGGACCGCCCTGCGCGTGCACTCGATCGGCGCCGGGCCCGGGCTCGTCGTCGTGCACGGCGCGATGCAGAGCGGGACGAGCCAGCTCGAGCTCGCCCGCCTGCTCGCCGACACCCGCACCGTGCACCTGCTCGACCGCCGCGGCCGGGGCGGATCGGCACCGGCCACCGGCACGGCCATCGAGGTCGAGGACCTGCGCGCCGTCCTGGTCGCGACGGGCGCGCACGACGTGCTCGGCATCAGCTCGGGCGCGATCATCGCGGCACGGGCGGCGCTCGCGGGCGGCGAGATCCGGCGTCTCGCCCTGTTCGAGCCGCCGCTCGCGATCGGCGGCTCGGTGCGGCTCGACCTCCTGCCGCGGTTCGATGCCGCCCTCGACGCCGGGGACGTGCCGCGTGCTCTGGCCGTCGCGATGCGGCTCGCCGAGATGGGGCCGCCGTGGATGTTCCGTCTGCCGACCGCGCTCCTGGCCGCAGCGTCGCGGCGCATGCTCGCGGCCGACGACCGGGCCACGATGGCCGAGGGGCGTGCGCACGTGCGCGAGCTGGCGTACGCCCTGCGCGCCGACTTCGCGGTCGTCCGCGAGAACGCCGACCGCCTCGAGGAGCTCGCGGCGATCGACGTGCCGACCCTCCTGCTCGACGGCTCCGCGACCCGCCCGTACCTGCGTGCCGCCGTCGTCGGCCTGGCCAGGGTCGTCCCCGGCGCGCGGCACGTCGAGCTGGCCGGCCTGACCCACTCCGCGACCCAGGATCGTGCGGAGCGGGGTCGCCCCGAGCTCGTCGCTCCCGCGCTGCGCGAGTTCTTCGCGGTGTGA
- a CDS encoding toxin-antitoxin system HicB family antitoxin produces the protein MDLTRYVDDLQRRLAITADAAGDDARQLAERLTAPLDAAVRLILLDALSAAAGEISAELAPGWVDVRLRGGSPEFVVAVPAPVAAAEPTSTPARPLSPEGLPTAPDADAEAGTTTRTTLRLPDHLKTQVEVAAAREGVSVNTWLVRAVAAALEQTTGRPAAPTRPEQRGTHRQTGWVR, from the coding sequence ATGGACCTCACGCGTTACGTCGACGACCTCCAGCGCCGCCTCGCCATCACGGCCGACGCCGCGGGCGACGACGCCCGGCAGCTCGCCGAGCGCCTGACCGCGCCGCTCGACGCGGCCGTGCGGCTCATCCTTCTCGACGCGCTCTCCGCCGCGGCGGGCGAGATCTCCGCCGAGCTCGCACCCGGCTGGGTGGACGTGCGCCTGCGCGGCGGTTCCCCCGAGTTCGTCGTTGCCGTGCCCGCACCCGTCGCCGCGGCCGAGCCGACCTCGACCCCCGCGCGCCCGCTGTCTCCCGAGGGGCTGCCGACCGCGCCGGACGCCGACGCCGAGGCCGGCACCACGACCCGCACCACCCTGCGCCTGCCGGACCACCTCAAGACGCAGGTCGAGGTCGCTGCCGCCCGCGAGGGCGTCTCGGTCAACACGTGGCTCGTGCGTGCGGTCGCCGCGGCTCTCGAGCAGACCACCGGCAGGCCCGCCGCGCCGACCCGACCCGAGCAGCGCGGCACCCACCGTCAGACCGGCTGGGTGCGGTGA
- a CDS encoding DUF4097 family beta strand repeat-containing protein translates to MPTFPAPTPVPVTIDVPFGDLRVIASERDDVVVTVLPADPAKAGSVRAAEETRVERAGDGVAITYPAAWKQYVRPFAAGGAIVTVELPAGSDLSGKAGSLHAEGRLGTIDLALNGGDARVEEADRVDLKVSAGSVVLGRVTGHLNVKANAGSVRVAEVGGGGTIRASNGTTNIGSLTGSLEVMGANAEIVVGRVRGTFSAKAAHAGISVANLESGSVTLATSYGSIEVGVPAGTAAWLDVASEHGTVRNQLTPTTGPVDDEATAEIHASTGYGDIIVRRP, encoded by the coding sequence ATGCCCACCTTCCCCGCCCCCACACCGGTTCCGGTCACCATCGACGTGCCCTTCGGCGACCTGCGTGTCATCGCCAGCGAGCGTGACGACGTCGTCGTCACCGTCCTGCCCGCCGACCCGGCCAAGGCGGGCTCCGTGCGCGCCGCCGAGGAGACGCGCGTCGAACGCGCGGGCGACGGCGTCGCCATCACGTACCCGGCTGCCTGGAAGCAGTACGTCCGCCCGTTCGCCGCCGGCGGTGCGATCGTCACGGTGGAGCTGCCCGCCGGCTCGGACCTCAGCGGCAAGGCCGGGTCGTTGCACGCGGAGGGCAGGCTCGGCACGATCGACCTCGCCCTCAACGGCGGCGACGCGCGGGTCGAGGAGGCCGATCGCGTCGACCTCAAGGTCTCGGCCGGGTCGGTCGTCCTCGGCCGTGTGACCGGGCACCTGAACGTCAAGGCGAACGCCGGCTCCGTGCGCGTCGCCGAGGTCGGGGGCGGCGGCACGATCCGTGCGAGCAACGGGACCACGAACATCGGGTCGCTCACGGGGTCGCTGGAGGTCATGGGGGCGAACGCCGAGATCGTGGTCGGTCGCGTGCGCGGCACGTTCTCCGCCAAGGCCGCCCACGCCGGCATCAGCGTCGCCAACCTCGAGTCCGGCAGCGTCACGCTCGCCACGTCGTACGGCTCGATCGAGGTCGGCGTGCCCGCCGGCACCGCCGCCTGGCTCGACGTCGCCTCGGAGCACGGCACGGTGCGCAACCAGCTGACGCCCACCACGGGCCCCGTCGACGACGAGGCCACCGCCGAGATCCACGCCAGCACCGGCTACGGCGACATCATCGTCCGCCGTCCCTGA
- a CDS encoding ATP-binding cassette domain-containing protein, producing MTSDLAVDVRGLRKSYGDQTVLDGVDLAVRAGTVTALLGPNGAGKTTTVGILSTLLKLDGGSARVAGHDVVAQPESVRAAIGVTGQMSAVDDLLTGVENLRLMASLHHLGRHEGRERVDALLTRFGLTDAARKPVSTWSGGMRRKLDLAMTLVGAPAVVFLDEPTAGLDPRSRRTLWDEVRALVAGGTTILLTTQYLEEADQLADRVAVLDRGRIVAEGTPAELKSTHDAGSLDDVFLRLTEPSSELASDPTTKKVAR from the coding sequence ATGACCAGCGACCTCGCCGTCGACGTGCGCGGCCTGCGCAAGTCCTACGGGGACCAGACCGTGCTCGACGGCGTCGACCTCGCCGTCCGGGCCGGCACCGTCACTGCGCTGCTCGGCCCCAACGGCGCCGGCAAGACCACCACCGTGGGCATCCTGTCGACGCTGCTCAAGCTCGACGGCGGGAGCGCCCGCGTCGCCGGGCACGACGTCGTCGCACAGCCCGAGTCGGTGCGCGCCGCGATCGGCGTCACCGGCCAGATGTCGGCCGTCGACGACCTGCTCACGGGCGTCGAGAACCTGCGCCTCATGGCCTCCCTGCACCACCTGGGCCGCCACGAGGGACGCGAGCGCGTCGACGCGCTGCTGACGCGGTTCGGCCTGACCGACGCCGCCCGCAAGCCGGTGTCCACCTGGTCGGGCGGCATGCGCCGCAAGCTCGACCTGGCGATGACGCTCGTCGGCGCCCCCGCCGTGGTGTTCCTCGACGAGCCCACCGCGGGCCTCGACCCGCGCAGCCGCCGCACGCTGTGGGACGAGGTGCGTGCCCTCGTGGCGGGCGGCACCACGATCCTCCTGACCACGCAGTACCTCGAGGAGGCCGACCAGCTCGCCGACCGCGTCGCTGTGCTGGACCGCGGCCGCATCGTCGCCGAGGGCACCCCCGCGGAGCTGAAGTCCACGCACGACGCCGGCTCGCTCGACGACGTGTTCCTGCGCCTCACCGAGCCCAGCTCGGAGCTCGCGTCCGACCCGACCACGAAGAAGGTGGCCCGATGA
- a CDS encoding ABC transporter permease, which translates to MTTLTIAPTAGARPLADTLTMLRRNLLRAVRYPGLTSFTIGIPIALLLLFVYVFGGAFGAGVAPGVATGSAGRSAYLDYITPAILLFAVVGAAQSVAITAAMDATSGIMPRFKTMAISPGSVLGGPVLGTVVQALVAVAVVLGLAAVLGYRPHAGALGGLALVGLIALVSFATSWLCVAMGLAAKSVETASNTPMILTALPFLGSGFVPVETMPTGVRWFAEYQPFTPIIETTRALLTGTSVNGSTTLQAVVWCLLIAGLGYAWSRSLYRRERG; encoded by the coding sequence ATGACGACCCTCACGATCGCCCCCACCGCCGGCGCCCGCCCGCTGGCGGACACCCTGACCATGCTGCGCCGCAACCTGCTGCGCGCCGTGCGCTACCCAGGGCTGACCAGCTTCACCATCGGCATCCCCATCGCGCTTCTGCTGCTGTTCGTCTACGTGTTCGGCGGGGCGTTCGGCGCCGGGGTCGCGCCTGGCGTCGCCACCGGCTCGGCCGGCCGGTCGGCGTACCTCGACTACATCACCCCGGCCATCCTGCTGTTCGCGGTCGTCGGCGCGGCGCAGAGCGTGGCGATCACCGCCGCGATGGACGCCACCAGCGGGATCATGCCGCGCTTCAAGACGATGGCCATCTCCCCGGGCTCGGTGCTCGGTGGGCCGGTGCTCGGCACCGTGGTCCAGGCGCTCGTCGCCGTCGCCGTGGTGCTCGGGCTGGCGGCGGTGCTCGGCTACCGGCCGCACGCCGGTGCGCTGGGCGGGTTGGCGCTGGTCGGGCTGATCGCGCTGGTCAGCTTCGCGACGAGCTGGCTGTGCGTCGCGATGGGGCTCGCCGCCAAGTCCGTGGAGACCGCGTCGAACACCCCGATGATCCTCACGGCGCTGCCCTTCCTCGGCAGCGGGTTCGTGCCGGTCGAGACGATGCCGACGGGCGTGCGCTGGTTCGCGGAGTACCAGCCGTTCACCCCGATCATCGAGACGACGCGGGCCCTGCTCACGGGCACGTCGGTGAACGGCTCGACGACGCTCCAGGCCGTCGTCTGGTGCCTGCTGATCGCGGGGCTCGGCTACGCGTGGTCCCGCTCGCTGTACCGCCGCGAGCGGGGCTGA
- a CDS encoding MarR family winged helix-turn-helix transcriptional regulator → MSVTADDARAMPAELEGPCLPPSAQAGVLTAAIFRVARLHRTLAGQLLRQVGLHPGQELVMMQLWDHGPQRQTDLVRHLGSDAATMTRTVQRLEHAGFVRRRPSATDRRATIVEATPASLAVRDHVTRLWAELEATATGDLGDDLRDEALTCLARIEHNLAGATDDSADPLVC, encoded by the coding sequence ATGAGCGTCACAGCCGACGATGCGCGGGCGATGCCTGCCGAGCTCGAGGGCCCCTGCCTGCCGCCGTCGGCCCAGGCGGGTGTGCTGACCGCGGCGATCTTCCGCGTCGCACGGCTGCACCGGACCCTGGCCGGACAGCTGCTCCGCCAGGTCGGCCTGCACCCCGGCCAAGAGCTCGTGATGATGCAGCTCTGGGACCACGGCCCGCAGCGCCAGACGGACCTCGTCCGCCACCTCGGCTCGGACGCGGCGACCATGACCCGCACGGTCCAGCGCCTCGAGCACGCCGGGTTCGTGCGGCGGCGCCCGAGCGCGACCGACCGCCGGGCCACGATCGTCGAGGCCACGCCGGCGAGCCTCGCGGTCCGCGACCACGTCACCCGGCTCTGGGCAGAGCTCGAGGCGACCGCGACGGGTGACCTCGGCGACGACCTCCGTGACGAGGCGCTCACCTGCCTGGCCCGGATCGAGCACAACCTGGCCGGCGCGACCGACGACTCGGCCGACCCGCTCGTCTGCTGA
- a CDS encoding alkene reductase, translating to MSTALSSYDLAGQRLSNRIVMAPMTRSRAYGPGATPTPLMAEYYAQRATAGLIVTEGIHPSVVGQGYPDTPGLHSPEQVEAWRAVTDAVHERGGRIVAQLMHAGRVGDPALLPDGLLPVGPSAVAADGQIYTHQGPKPFTVPHELTEPEILATVQDFADAARNAVAAGFDGVEIHGANGYLVQQFLATSANRRTDAWGGSVEGRIRFAVEVAAAVADAVGADKVGIRLSPGTPLHDIAEDDLDAQYAALVARLADLGLAYIHVLEVPGQRDLVLRMRADWPATFILNPATEGRPTGPEELGLLDDGSADLIAFGALFLANPDLPARLAAGGPFNAPETTGFFGGDHQGYTDYPTLN from the coding sequence ATGAGCACCGCACTGAGCAGCTATGACTTGGCCGGACAGCGACTGAGCAACCGGATCGTGATGGCGCCGATGACGCGCAGCCGCGCGTACGGCCCCGGCGCGACGCCGACCCCGCTGATGGCCGAGTACTACGCCCAGCGGGCGACCGCCGGCCTGATCGTCACCGAGGGGATCCACCCGTCGGTCGTCGGCCAGGGCTACCCGGACACCCCGGGGCTGCACTCGCCGGAGCAGGTCGAGGCGTGGCGGGCCGTGACCGATGCCGTGCACGAGCGCGGCGGCCGGATCGTCGCGCAGCTCATGCACGCGGGGCGGGTCGGCGACCCGGCGCTGCTTCCGGACGGGTTGCTCCCGGTCGGGCCGTCGGCCGTCGCCGCCGACGGGCAGATCTACACCCACCAGGGACCCAAGCCGTTCACCGTCCCGCACGAGCTGACGGAGCCGGAGATCCTCGCGACCGTCCAGGACTTCGCCGACGCCGCGCGCAACGCCGTGGCCGCCGGGTTCGACGGCGTCGAGATCCACGGCGCCAACGGCTACCTCGTCCAGCAGTTCCTCGCGACGAGCGCGAACCGCCGCACCGACGCCTGGGGCGGTTCGGTCGAGGGCCGCATCCGGTTCGCGGTCGAGGTGGCCGCGGCCGTGGCCGACGCCGTCGGGGCGGACAAGGTCGGCATCCGGCTCTCGCCAGGGACGCCGCTGCACGACATCGCCGAGGACGACCTGGACGCGCAGTACGCCGCGCTCGTCGCCCGGCTGGCGGACCTGGGTCTTGCCTACATCCACGTGCTCGAGGTGCCAGGCCAGCGCGACCTCGTGCTCCGGATGCGCGCCGACTGGCCCGCCACCTTCATCCTCAACCCGGCCACCGAGGGTCGACCCACCGGACCTGAGGAACTGGGCCTGCTCGACGACGGCAGCGCCGACCTGATCGCCTTCGGCGCGCTGTTCCTCGCCAACCCCGACCTGCCCGCACGACTCGCGGCCGGCGGACCGTTCAACGCGCCCGAGACCACCGGCTTCTTCGGCGGCGACCACCAGGGCTACACCGACTACCCGACGCTCAACTGA
- a CDS encoding aldo/keto reductase, with protein sequence MDEIARRPLGRTGLLVSEICLGTSPLASMPELYGYAVDDARAEATIEAALASPVNFIDTSNNYGGGSAETRIGHVLRRHGGLPDGVVLATKVDADRETRDFSGDRVKRSAEESLSRLGLDRIQLMYLHDPEFYLTFDEAMAPGGPVAALRDLRDAGVVEHIGLAAGDVPLMRQLVATDEFDVVLNHNRFTLVDRSAEPLIDDAVRRGVAFVNAAPYGGGILSKGPGARSTYGYRDADGVVLERVRLMQAACERHGVPLAAAALQLSLREPRVTSTVVGVSSPERIAETVALARLSLPVELWDELADLTPPAEHWLT encoded by the coding sequence ATGGACGAGATCGCCCGACGGCCGCTCGGCCGCACCGGTCTGCTGGTCAGCGAGATCTGTCTCGGCACGAGCCCGCTCGCGAGCATGCCCGAGCTGTACGGGTACGCCGTCGACGACGCCCGCGCCGAAGCGACGATCGAGGCCGCACTCGCGAGCCCGGTCAACTTCATCGACACGTCGAACAACTACGGCGGAGGCAGCGCCGAGACCCGCATCGGTCACGTGCTGCGGCGCCACGGCGGGCTCCCGGACGGCGTCGTCCTGGCCACCAAGGTCGACGCGGACCGGGAGACCCGGGACTTCTCCGGGGACCGGGTCAAGCGGTCCGCCGAGGAGAGCCTGTCCCGCCTCGGGCTCGACCGGATCCAGCTGATGTACCTCCACGACCCGGAGTTCTACCTGACGTTCGACGAGGCGATGGCTCCCGGCGGCCCGGTCGCGGCGCTGCGGGACCTGCGGGACGCCGGGGTCGTCGAGCACATCGGCCTGGCGGCCGGCGACGTCCCGCTGATGCGGCAGCTCGTCGCGACCGACGAGTTCGACGTCGTGCTCAACCACAACCGCTTCACCCTCGTGGACAGGAGCGCCGAGCCGCTCATCGACGACGCGGTCCGACGCGGTGTCGCGTTCGTCAACGCGGCGCCCTACGGCGGTGGCATCCTCTCCAAGGGCCCCGGCGCGCGGTCGACCTACGGCTACCGGGACGCCGACGGCGTGGTGCTCGAGCGCGTCCGGCTGATGCAGGCGGCGTGCGAGAGGCATGGCGTGCCGCTCGCTGCGGCGGCCCTCCAGCTCTCCCTGCGGGAGCCACGCGTGACCTCGACGGTCGTCGGTGTGTCGAGCCCCGAGCGCATCGCCGAGACGGTCGCACTCGCCCGGCTCTCCCTCCCGGTCGAGCTGTGGGACGAGCTGGCGGACCTCACCCCGCCCGCCGAGCACTGGCTGACCTGA